The following coding sequences are from one Maniola hyperantus chromosome 7, iAphHyp1.2, whole genome shotgun sequence window:
- the Usp20-33 gene encoding ubiquitin carboxyl-terminal hydrolase 20, whose translation MDKGVTCEHLNRLVDHLGKDLWQSKESLSCFDCGCLGPNLWICLQPDCHHVGCSEVKNDHSTIHQKNYASHCVHMNVSTERIWCYLCEKEVHIRAALAQANLGSDSSIVEEMSVSMRLGSVGISVNSDEDLDPDDMDYDDEQRPRGLVGLQNMGNTCYMNAALQALSNTQPLTSYFLECAAAVAVLAGDKKPGLSRAYQKLIKEMWSRRTRGYVVPNSILYGIRNVHPMFRGYHQHDTQEFLRCFMDQLHEELKEPVWDSTSDDKLASEAEAEQNNQNIHIRRRAASSGASDAPYFARMRRKSPAPSSYSEARTDGYLRVQSPSEGVSRHRRSASFAGTHFAYNVITHQINGNPETAQRDVGSESELSCSSEAEERYETCSSGASDAPDPRPEPAPNNTWSAGGSGGGGDGGSGARYRSIISDVFDGKLLSSVQCLICDRVSTRVETFQDLSLPIPSREHLAMLRCQQPPLNHHAPHGSQESWIWWLLSWLRSWFYGPIVSLQDCLAAFFSADELKGDNMYSCSRCNKLRNGIKMSGVIRLPEVLCVHLKRFRHELMSSAKVAARVSFPIVDLNMAPYTHKECTSKITRYSLCAVICHAGTAGGGHYTCMAKAPDGRWFAFDDAAVTPLPPHHLATCEAYVLFYRKVNPQMTILRQKAAEILESASSEPNDIKFYISKQWINKFNTWAEPGPIDNSDFVCIHGGVRPERVPHLPALAARLPQPLWDFLHRHFGGGPAVSHAHECGVCARAAQRMRARRARELAAFADLHALFQEQERPLAVYAISMAWFRQWQAFVRNKARRPPPPVDNRSIITEQEIDGKTTYMLKPGSDHAQLSEELWRFFTDIYGGGPEVRLKSPASPLPDSTQPAFTNTRKLSRKYSESDREDYCTKSTSEMNIRDSIPGSLQKNQSLQNINRRFKPAKADSDEEITYRHFQYKRHEPNGNYDSDEDMDISPTQSYTNTVRMENGIDSSDHDANDNLVFVKDKTGHTDTELPNLDSISLKNKASKGGKVRKIKRRTVK comes from the exons ATGGACAAAGGCGTGACGTGTGAGCATCTAAACAGACTTGTTGATCATCTCGGAAAGGATCTATGGCAGTCGAAGGAG AGCCTGAGCTGCTTCGACTGCGGGTGTCTAGGGCCCAACCTCTGGATCTGCTTACAACCTGACTGCCATCATGTGGGCTGCTCCGAAGTTAAAAATGACCATAGCACTATACACCAAAAG AATTACGCATCGCATTGTGTTCACATGAATGTGTCGACGGAGCGAATATGGTGTTATTTGTGCGAAAAGGAGGTCCACATCAGAGCAGCACTCGCACAGGCGAAC TTGGGGTCCGACTCGTCAATCGTGGAAGAGATGTCTGTGAGTATGCGGCTGGGTTCGGTCGGGATCAGCGTCAACTCGGACGAGGATCTCGATCCAGATGACATGGACTATGATGACGAGCAACGCCCTAGAG GTCTAGTGGGCCTACAAAATATGGGCAACACATGCTACATGAACGCGGCGCTGCAAGCGCTGAGCAACACGCAGCCGCTGACGTCATACTTCCTGGAGTGCGCCGCCGCGGTCGCTGTGCTGGCAGGGGACAAGAAACCTGGCCTTAGTCG AGCATaccaaaaattaattaaagaaaTGTGGAGTCGGAGGACGAGAGGCTACGTTGTACCTAACAGTATTCTTTACGGGATACGAAAT GTTCACCCAATGTTCCGCGGCTACCATCAACACGATACGCAGGAGTTCCTCAGGTGTTTTATGGACCAGCTTCACGAAGAGCTCAAAGAACCG GTGTGGGACAGCACATCAGACGATAAGCTGGCTTCAGAGGCTGAAGCGGAACAGAACAATCAGAACATCCACATACGGCGGAGAGCTGCTTCATCCGGAG CCAGTGACGCGCCATATTTCGCTCGCATGCGACGGAAATCGCCCGCGCCGTCGTCCTACAGTGAAGCCAGGACCGACGGCTATTTGag GGTGCAGTCCCCATCAGAGGGGGTGTCGCGACATCGGCGGTCGGCCAGTTTCGCGGGAACACACTTCGCCTATAATGTGATCACACATCAAATTAACG GTAATCCAGAAACAGCACAGCGCGACGTCGGATCAGAGTCGGAGCTGTCTTGTTCGAGTGAGGCCGAGGAGAGATATGAGACTTGTTCTAGCGGAGCCAGCGACGCGCCCGACCCTAGGCCTGAGCCCGCGCC CAACAACACATGGAGTGCGGGCGGTTccggcggcggcggcgacgGCGGCAGCGGCGCGCGCTACCGCAGTATTATATCCGACGTGTTCGACGGGAAGCTGCTCTCGTCCGTGCAGTGTCTCATCTGTGATAGG GTGTCGACTCGAGTGGAAACGTTCCAGGACCTGTCTCTGCCCATACCCTCCAGAGAACACCTGGCCATGCTGCGGTGCCAGCAGCCTCCGCTCAATCACCACGCGCCGCACGGCTCGCAGGAGTCCTGG ATCTGGTGGCTCCTAAGCTGGCTGCGGTCGTGGTTCTACGGACCAATAGTTTCTCTACAGGATTGTCTGGCCGCATTCTTCAGTGCTGACGAACTCAAAGGCGATAATATGTACAG TTGTTCCCGGTGCAATAAGCTGCGGAACGGTATAAAGATGTCAGGCGTGATCCGTCTGCCGGAGGTCCTTTGCGTGCACCTCAAGCGCTTCCGCCACGAGCTCATGTCCAGTGCCAAGGTCGCCGCGCGCGTGTCCTTCCCCATCGTGGATCTGAATATGGCGCCTTATACGCATAAAG AATGCACGTCAAAAATCACCCGCTACTCCCTATGTGCTGTGATATGCCATGCCGGCACTGCGGGGGGAGGTCACTACACGTGCATGGCGAAGGCGCCTGACGGCCGCTGGTTCGCGTTCGACGACGCGGCCGTCACTCCCCTGCCTCCCCACCACCTGGCGACGTGTGAGGCCTACGTGCTGTTCTACAG AAAAGTAAATCCTCAGATGACAATCCTACGGCAGAAAGCGGCGGAAATTTTAGAATCAGCCAGCTCCGAGCCTAACGATATCAAGTTTTACATCTCCAAACAGTGGATCAATAA ATTCAACACGTGGGCAGAGCCGGGGCCCATAGACAACAGCGACTTCGTGTGCATCCACGGCGGCGTGCGGCCCGAGCGCGTGCCGCACCTGCCCGCGCTCGCCGCGCGCCTGCCGCAACCGCTGTGGGACTTTCTACATCGACA TTTCGGCGGCGGCCCGGCGGTGTCGCACGCGCACGAGTGCGGCGTGTGCGCGCGCGCGGCGCAGCGCATGCgtgcgcggcgggcgcgggaACTGGCTGCCTTCGCCGACTTGCACGCTCTCTTCCAG GAGCAAGAGCGCCCCCTGGCAGTATACGCCATCAGTATGGCGTGGTTCCGGCAGTGGCAGGCCTTCGTGCGCAACAaggcgcgccgcccgccgccgcccgtCGACAACCGCAGCATTATCACTGAACAG GAGATCGACGGTAAAACAACGTACATGCTAAAACCTGGTTCCGATCACGCCCAACTCAGCGAAGAACTGTGGAGGTTCTTCACAGATATATATGGGGGAGGTCCAGAGGTGCGCCTCAAGTCTCCCGCCTCGCCCCTTCCCGACTCCACGCAACCTGCCTTCACTAACACTAGGAAACTGTCCCGGAAATACTCCGAGTCCGATAGAGAGGACTACTGTACCAAGTCGACATCAGAAATGAACATCCGAGATTCGATCCCAGGGTCTCTCCAAAAGAACCAGTCCCTACAAAACATCAACCGAAGATTCAAACCGGCCAAAGCTGACTCTGACGAAGAAATAACCTACAGACACTTCCAATACAAACGGCACGAGCCTAACGGAAACTACGACTCGGACGAAGACATGGACATCAGCCCCACCCAAAGTTACACCAACACGGTACGCATGGAGAACGGAATAGACAGCTCCGATCACGATGCCAACGATAACCTCGTGTTCGTTAAAGATAAAACCGGACACACGGACACGGAATTACCAAATTTAGATAGTATATCCCTCAAAAATAAGGCCTCGAAAGGGGGTAAAgtgagaaaaattaaaagacgGACAGTGAAATGA
- the BORCS7 gene encoding BLOC-1-related complex subunit 7, which translates to MTSASSSSARSLFAESKQRLAERVQVNMNNISSLARQIQRGSKSNELLMKSAREMAATEHLTEGSEENLKKMQLIAVHMGYQYENILKSAQMLTEISEQVSTMQR; encoded by the exons atgACATCTGCTTCGTCAAGCAGTGCGCGGTCCCTATTCGCAGAGTCGAAGCAGCGGTTGGCAGAGAGAGTCCAAGTGAATATGAATAACATATCCTCACTAGCTAGACAAATTCAGCGAGGATCAAAATCTAACGAG cTCCTGATGAAGTCAGCTAGAGAGATGGCTGCCACAGAACACCTTACAGAAGGTAGCGAAGAGAACTTAAAGAAAATGCAACTAATTGCAGTTCACATGGGCTACCAATATGAAAACATTCTAAAGTCCGCTCAAATGCTAACAGAAATCAGCGAACAAGTCTCCACTATGCAGAGATGA
- the LOC117983765 gene encoding uncharacterized protein has product METENCWTFEKDEMLIELVKQRPGLYSIQSSHYSDHAYKKKTWNEIEQVIQLPSPKNRWESLRGQYRKYLGKIKKSGQKGFKISKWRYLDQMQFINDHINVEIPQLPFTDEETSVENTWFGDRASLNFPTDNSMEDQVMPEANDSDLVNEQVSDPVQTSTKTPGTRKRKIGSASIKENTSALMKYLLENQQQERLVHPLDHFFKLMAATVKNFSPTDQYVVKTTVFNLVSRLEEKYLKQSQQMSSLRHFDAHNSHDRDANVQQNTTIRNPSQTGTSAMSDENLNAYSPKYMPTSPQYSAVNPRSPIYRSSSPEYSTVKVEYQSNDEL; this is encoded by the exons ATGGAGACCGAAAACTGCTGGACTTTCGAAAAAG ATGAAATGCTAATCGAACTAGTGAAACAGAGGCCTGGTTTATACAGCATACAGTCATCTCACTATAGTGACCATGCATATAAGAAAAAAACGTGGAATGAAATTGAACAAGTGATACAACTGCCTT CACCGAAAAACCGCTGGGAATCACTCAGAGGTCAATATAGAAAATATCTCGGAAAAATCAAAAAGAGCGGCCAAAAAGGTTTCAAAATTAGCAAATGGCGATACTTGGACCAGATGCAGTTCATAAATGATCATATAAACGTCGAAATACCACAACTACCTTTCACCGATGAAGAAACAAGTGTTGAGAATACTTGGTTTGGAGACAGAGCATCATTAAATTTTCCTACAGATAACAGTATGGAAGATCAGGTCATGCCAGAAGCTAATGATAGTGATTTGGTCAACGAACAAGTCAGTGATCCAGTCCAAACTTCTACTAAAACACCAGGaacaagaaaaagaaaaattgggTCAGCATCAATAAAGGAAAACACTTCAGCACTGATGAAATATTTACTAGAAAACCAGCAACAGGAGCGTTTAGTTCATCCGTTGGATCATTTCTTCAAATTAATGGCTGCAACTGTCAAAAATTTTAGCCCTACTGACCAGTATGTAGTTAAAACAACTGTATTCAATCTTGTCAGTCGACTGGAAGAGAAATATCTAAAGCAATCACAGCAAATGTCTAGTTTACGTCATTTTGATGCACATAATTCACATGACAGAGATGCCAATGTACAGCAAAATACTACGATAAGAAATCCTTCACAAACTGGAACTTCTGCAATGTCAGATGAAAATTTGAATGCTTATTCACCAAAGTACATGCCAACATCACCACAATATTCAGCAGTCAATCCTCGGTCACCAATCTACAGGTCATCATCACCAGAATATTCAACAGTCAAAGTAGAGTATCAATCAAATGATGAGTTGTAA